Proteins encoded together in one Aeromonas encheleia window:
- a CDS encoding threonine/serine exporter family protein, with translation MMDLLLLLARDAFWSAIPAVGFAMLFNVPPRMLKYCAMGGALAHSLRTLLIHYGMPIEWATLAASTTVGFVCVYWSQRLLAPRPVFSVASIIPMIPGSYAFKTMIAVVELNISGVTTELIHHAVTNGLKVLFIVGALSFGLAIPSLVVYRNRPIV, from the coding sequence ATGATGGATCTGCTCCTGCTGCTGGCCAGGGATGCGTTCTGGTCGGCCATCCCGGCGGTAGGCTTCGCCATGCTGTTCAACGTGCCGCCGCGCATGCTGAAGTATTGCGCCATGGGCGGTGCCCTGGCCCACAGCCTGCGTACCCTGCTGATCCATTACGGCATGCCCATCGAGTGGGCCACCCTGGCGGCGTCCACCACGGTCGGCTTTGTCTGCGTCTACTGGTCGCAGCGTCTGCTGGCCCCCCGGCCGGTGTTCAGCGTCGCCTCCATCATCCCCATGATCCCCGGCAGCTATGCGTTCAAGACCATGATCGCCGTGGTGGAGCTCAACATCTCGGGGGTGACCACCGAGCTCATCCATCATGCGGTGACCAATGGCCTCAAGGTGTTGTTTATCGTGGGGGCGCTCAGTTTCGGTTTGGCGATCCCCTCCCTGGTCGTGTACCGTAACCGGCCCATTGTCTGA
- the folA gene encoding type 3 dihydrofolate reductase — translation MQISMIAAMAQDRVIGLDNQMPWHLPADLAHFKRVTLGKPVLMGRKTFESIGRPLPGRRNLVISRNPDYRVDGVEVVDSVEAALALLASGEAVDELMVIGGGHLYGQLLPRADRLYLTRIELAVPGDTRFPAFDEGEWLCLEREAHPADEKNPHPYRFETWQRR, via the coding sequence ATGCAAATTTCCATGATTGCCGCCATGGCGCAGGATCGCGTTATCGGGCTGGACAACCAGATGCCCTGGCACCTGCCCGCCGATCTGGCCCACTTCAAGCGGGTCACGCTGGGCAAGCCGGTGCTGATGGGGCGCAAGACCTTCGAGTCCATCGGTCGGCCGCTGCCCGGTCGTCGCAACCTGGTGATCAGCCGCAACCCCGATTACCGGGTCGATGGGGTGGAGGTGGTCGATTCGGTCGAGGCCGCGCTGGCGCTGCTGGCGAGCGGCGAGGCGGTGGATGAGCTGATGGTGATCGGCGGTGGCCATCTCTATGGCCAACTGTTGCCCAGGGCGGATCGCCTCTACCTGACCCGGATCGAGCTGGCGGTCCCGGGGGACACCCGTTTCCCCGCCTTCGACGAGGGGGAGTGGCTGTGCCTCGAGCGCGAGGCGCACCCGGCGGACGAGAAGAACCCGCACCCCTACCGTTTCGAGACCTGGCAGCGACGCTAG
- the proV gene encoding glycine betaine/L-proline ABC transporter ATP-binding protein ProV, producing MTVKLEVKSLYKIFGEHPEKAFKLLAKGHDRASILHKTGQTLGVQGVDLAIHEGEIFVVMGLSGSGKSTLVRLFNRLIEPTRGQVLIDGEDIAAISDSELRQVRRKKISMVFQSFALMPHLSVLENTAFGLELAGVPLAERQQSARQALHQVGLGQWIDAYPDALSGGMKQRVGLARALANDPDILLMDEAFSALDPLIRTEMQDELLKLQASQQRTIVFISHDLDEAMRIGDRIAIMQDGQVVQVGTPDEILNQPANDYVRAFFRGVDLANVFSARDVASRKQTPLIKKHTTDGPGNALRQLKELEREYGYVVDRSRHFIGVVSVESLSQAVRDRGSLEQALLADIQPILADTSLNELISQVAAAPCQVPVVEQDGTYLGLISKANLLNTLDRSTPL from the coding sequence ATGACAGTCAAACTCGAAGTCAAATCACTCTATAAAATCTTCGGAGAACATCCGGAAAAGGCCTTCAAATTGCTGGCGAAAGGCCACGACCGCGCCAGCATCCTGCACAAGACAGGACAGACATTGGGGGTGCAGGGGGTCGATCTGGCCATCCACGAGGGGGAGATCTTCGTGGTGATGGGCCTCTCCGGCTCGGGCAAATCCACCCTGGTGCGCCTCTTCAACCGCCTCATCGAGCCGACCCGTGGTCAGGTGCTGATCGACGGCGAGGACATAGCCGCCATCTCGGACAGCGAGCTGCGCCAGGTGCGGCGCAAGAAGATCAGCATGGTGTTTCAATCCTTCGCCCTGATGCCCCACCTGAGCGTGCTGGAAAATACCGCCTTTGGCCTGGAGCTGGCCGGGGTGCCGCTGGCGGAGCGCCAGCAGAGTGCCCGTCAGGCGCTGCATCAGGTGGGCCTGGGGCAGTGGATTGACGCCTACCCCGATGCCCTCTCCGGCGGCATGAAGCAGCGGGTCGGCCTGGCCAGGGCGCTGGCCAATGACCCCGATATCCTGCTGATGGACGAGGCCTTCTCCGCGCTGGATCCGCTGATCCGCACCGAGATGCAGGACGAGCTGCTCAAGCTGCAGGCCAGCCAGCAGCGCACCATCGTCTTCATCTCCCACGATCTGGACGAGGCGATGCGCATCGGCGATCGCATCGCCATCATGCAGGATGGCCAGGTGGTGCAGGTCGGCACCCCGGACGAGATCCTGAACCAGCCCGCCAACGACTATGTGCGCGCCTTCTTTCGCGGGGTGGATCTCGCCAACGTGTTCAGCGCCCGGGATGTGGCCAGTCGCAAGCAGACGCCGCTCATCAAGAAACACACAACGGATGGGCCGGGCAACGCCCTGCGCCAGCTCAAGGAGCTGGAGCGGGAGTACGGCTACGTGGTGGATCGCAGCCGCCACTTCATTGGGGTCGTCTCGGTCGAGTCGCTGAGTCAGGCGGTGCGTGACAGGGGGAGCCTGGAGCAGGCGCTGCTGGCGGATATCCAGCCCATCCTGGCTGACACCTCCCTCAACGAACTCATCAGCCAGGTGGCCGCCGCACCCTGTCAGGTGCCCGTGGTCGAGCAAGATGGCACCTACCTTGGGCTTATCTCCAAGGCCAACCTGCTGAACACCCTGGACAGGAGTACCCCGCTATGA
- the proW gene encoding glycine betaine/L-proline ABC transporter permease ProW — MNLIPHRLLAGLLALLLLASCPAWADEAQADPWAATATTATSDPWGSTETQAADWQNQIATADTGASIDWLDPFQQALVPLDRWVESGIGWLVENLRPVFQLVRAPVELTLNAMTHLLQTVPSALMIGLLTLIAWQLVNGRMALGTLVSLVMIGLIGAWSDAMVTLSLVLTSLFFCVLIGLPVGILLARSERLSTWTRPLLDAMQTTPAFVYLIPIVMLFGIGNVPGVVVTVIFALPPMIRLTMLGIRQVPADLVEAAHSFGASPSQLLFKVQLPLAMPTIMAGVNQTLMLALSMVVIASMIAVGGLGQMVLRGIGRLDMGLASIGGLGIVLLAIVLDRLTQAMGQPDRSRVGRWYQRGPMALLLRLCGRSKSIHCKGVTS; from the coding sequence ATGAATTTGATCCCTCACCGTCTGCTGGCCGGCTTGCTGGCACTGTTGTTATTGGCGAGCTGCCCCGCCTGGGCCGACGAGGCGCAGGCCGATCCCTGGGCCGCCACGGCCACCACCGCCACCAGCGATCCCTGGGGCAGCACCGAAACCCAGGCCGCCGACTGGCAGAACCAGATCGCCACGGCGGATACCGGGGCCTCCATCGACTGGCTGGATCCCTTCCAGCAGGCTTTGGTGCCGCTGGACCGCTGGGTCGAGAGCGGCATCGGCTGGCTGGTGGAGAACCTGCGGCCGGTGTTCCAGCTGGTGCGGGCGCCGGTGGAGCTGACCCTCAACGCCATGACCCACCTGCTGCAGACGGTGCCCTCCGCCCTGATGATAGGCTTGCTGACCCTGATCGCCTGGCAGCTGGTCAACGGCCGCATGGCGCTCGGCACGCTTGTTTCTCTGGTGATGATTGGCCTTATCGGTGCCTGGTCCGATGCCATGGTGACCCTGTCGCTGGTGCTGACCTCGCTGTTCTTCTGCGTCCTGATCGGGCTGCCGGTCGGCATCCTGCTGGCCCGTAGCGAGCGGCTCTCCACCTGGACCCGGCCGCTGCTGGATGCCATGCAGACCACCCCGGCCTTCGTCTACCTCATCCCCATCGTCATGCTGTTTGGCATCGGCAACGTGCCCGGGGTGGTGGTGACCGTCATCTTCGCCCTGCCGCCCATGATCCGGCTGACCATGCTGGGGATCCGGCAGGTGCCCGCCGATCTGGTGGAGGCGGCCCACTCATTCGGTGCCAGCCCCTCCCAACTGCTGTTCAAGGTGCAGCTGCCGCTCGCCATGCCCACCATCATGGCCGGGGTCAACCAGACCCTGATGCTGGCGCTCTCCATGGTGGTGATCGCCTCCATGATCGCGGTCGGCGGCCTGGGCCAGATGGTGCTGCGCGGCATAGGCCGCCTCGACATGGGGCTCGCCTCCATCGGCGGCCTCGGCATAGTGCTGCTGGCCATCGTCCTCGACCGCCTGACCCAGGCGATGGGGCAGCCGGATCGCAGCCGGGTCGGCCGCTGGTATCAGCGTGGCCCCATGGCGCTGCTGCTGCGCCTGTGCGGTCGCAGCAAATCCATTCATTGCAAAGGAGTAACCTCATGA
- the proX gene encoding glycine betaine/L-proline ABC transporter substrate-binding protein ProX: protein MRRITKSLTLGTLLLSTVAMASTELPGEGVKVQPLQSSLPEEAFQSLLVSKLMTRLGYEVRPAQEVDYNVAYASVAQGDGTFLAFNWIPLQDNKYEQAGGDKVFFRQGTYVAGAAQGYLIDKQTATQYGITNLGQLKDPKLAALFDGDGDGKADLVGCNPGWGCEGAINQHLDEFGLTPTVSHKQGNYAALVADTLARYQSGKPVLYYTWTPYWLSSELVPGRDVVWLEVPADARGADQTRLPNGKNYGFAVNTMHIVANKAFTDANPAAAKLFSIVKLPLNDINIQNGLMNKGQNKPADVERHADAWLKGHQALVDGWLAQARAAAQ from the coding sequence ATGAGACGCATCACCAAGAGCCTGACCCTGGGCACCCTGTTGCTGAGCACGGTCGCCATGGCCAGCACCGAGCTGCCGGGGGAGGGCGTCAAGGTGCAGCCCCTGCAGAGCTCCTTGCCGGAAGAGGCCTTCCAGAGCCTGCTGGTCAGCAAGCTGATGACGCGGCTGGGTTATGAGGTGCGACCCGCGCAGGAGGTGGACTACAACGTGGCTTACGCCTCGGTGGCGCAGGGGGACGGCACCTTCCTGGCCTTTAACTGGATCCCGTTGCAGGACAACAAGTACGAGCAGGCGGGGGGGGACAAGGTGTTCTTCCGCCAGGGCACCTATGTGGCCGGCGCGGCCCAGGGCTATCTCATCGACAAGCAGACCGCGACCCAATACGGCATCACCAACCTGGGTCAGCTCAAGGATCCCAAGCTGGCGGCGCTGTTTGACGGCGACGGTGACGGCAAGGCGGATCTGGTGGGCTGCAACCCGGGCTGGGGCTGCGAAGGGGCGATCAACCAGCATCTCGACGAGTTCGGCCTGACCCCGACCGTCAGCCACAAGCAGGGCAACTACGCGGCCCTGGTCGCCGATACCCTGGCCCGCTACCAGAGCGGCAAGCCGGTGCTCTATTACACCTGGACCCCTTACTGGCTCAGCAGCGAGCTGGTGCCGGGGCGGGACGTGGTGTGGCTGGAGGTGCCGGCCGATGCCAGGGGGGCGGACCAGACCCGCTTGCCGAATGGCAAGAACTATGGCTTTGCCGTCAACACCATGCACATAGTCGCCAACAAGGCCTTCACCGATGCCAACCCGGCGGCCGCCAAGCTGTTCAGCATCGTCAAGCTGCCCCTCAACGACATCAACATCCAGAACGGGCTGATGAACAAGGGACAGAACAAGCCGGCGGATGTGGAGCGTCATGCGGATGCCTGGCTCAAGGGGCACCAGGCCCTGGTCGACGGCTGGTTGGCCCAGGCCCGCGCCGCCGCGCAGTAG
- a CDS encoding phosphoadenylyl-sulfate reductase: MPLDLQSLLGLSREEQTEALAPLNRELDAMSAPERVRWALAELPGEHVLSSSFGIQAALMLHLVSRERAEVPVVLTDTGYLFPETYRFIDELTERLALNLKVYRAELSPAWQEARFGLLWEQGVEGITRYNQLNKVEPMDRALRELGAQTWFSGLRREQSGSRGKLPVLAIARGRFKFLPVIDWSNKDVFYYFKEFDLPYHPLWDQGYLSVGDVHTTTKWEPGMSEEQTRFFGLKRECGLHEEKGEHDGSGI, translated from the coding sequence ATGCCGCTTGATCTGCAATCCCTCCTCGGCCTGAGCCGGGAGGAGCAAACCGAGGCGCTGGCTCCCCTCAACCGGGAGCTGGATGCCATGAGCGCCCCCGAGCGAGTGCGCTGGGCGCTGGCCGAGCTGCCGGGAGAACACGTGCTGTCGTCCAGCTTCGGCATCCAGGCGGCGCTGATGCTGCACCTGGTGAGCCGCGAGCGGGCCGAGGTGCCTGTGGTGCTGACCGATACCGGCTACCTGTTTCCGGAGACCTACCGCTTCATCGACGAGCTGACCGAGCGCCTCGCCTTGAATCTCAAGGTCTACCGGGCCGAGCTGTCACCGGCCTGGCAGGAGGCCCGCTTCGGCCTGCTGTGGGAGCAGGGGGTCGAGGGGATCACCCGCTACAACCAGCTCAACAAGGTGGAGCCCATGGACAGGGCCCTGCGGGAGCTCGGCGCCCAGACCTGGTTCTCCGGCCTGCGCCGGGAGCAATCTGGCAGCCGTGGCAAGCTGCCGGTGCTGGCCATCGCCCGCGGCCGCTTCAAGTTCCTGCCGGTCATCGACTGGAGCAACAAGGACGTCTTCTACTACTTCAAGGAGTTTGACCTGCCCTATCACCCGCTGTGGGATCAGGGCTACCTCTCGGTCGGCGACGTGCACACCACCACCAAGTGGGAGCCGGGCATGAGCGAGGAGCAGACCCGCTTCTTCGGCCTCAAGCGCGAATGTGGCCTGCACGAGGAGAAGGGCGAGCACGACGGCTCCGGCATCTGA
- the cysI gene encoding assimilatory sulfite reductase (NADPH) hemoprotein subunit, translating into MSKQTISKQEAGPVEGPLSDNERLKRESNFLRGTIEKDLQDPLTGGFNGDNFQLIRFHGMYQQDDRDIRAERTAQKLEPLHNVMLRARLPGGIITPAQWQVIDKFAEDHSLYGSIRLTTRQTFQFHGVLKRDIKLMHQTLNGTGIDSIATAGDVNRNVLCTSNPVESELHQEAYEWAKKISEHLLPKTRAYVEIWLDGEKLGEDEEPILGSNYLPRKFKTTVVIPPHNDVDIHANDLNFVAISDHGKLVGFNVLVGGGLAMTHGDTSTYPRKASDFGFIPLSHVLEVAAAVVGTQRDWGNRVSRKNAKTKYTLERVGVEAFKAEVERRAGIPFGPVRPYEFTSRGDRFGWVEGIDGKHHLTLFIENGRLLDFPGKPLKTGMLAIARVHQGDFRLTANQNLIIAGVPAGEKARIEGLARQYGLLDDGVSEQRKQSMACVALPTCPLAMAEAERMLPAFVSDIEGLLTKHGLADDAIIFRVTGCPNGCGRAMLAEVGLVGKAPGRYNLHLGGNLEGTRIPRLYQENITEPQILAELDALIGRWAKERQGAECFGDFVIRTKVVAPVIDSARDFYAA; encoded by the coding sequence ATGAGCAAGCAAACAATCTCGAAGCAAGAAGCAGGACCGGTTGAAGGGCCACTGTCCGACAACGAGCGCCTCAAGCGTGAGAGCAACTTCCTGCGCGGCACCATAGAGAAGGATCTTCAGGACCCGCTCACCGGTGGCTTCAACGGCGACAATTTCCAGCTGATCCGCTTCCACGGCATGTACCAGCAGGATGACAGAGACATCCGCGCCGAGCGCACCGCCCAGAAGCTGGAGCCGCTGCACAACGTCATGCTGCGGGCCCGCCTGCCGGGCGGCATCATCACCCCGGCCCAGTGGCAGGTGATCGACAAGTTCGCCGAGGATCACAGCCTGTACGGCAGCATCCGCCTCACCACCCGCCAGACCTTCCAGTTCCACGGGGTGCTCAAGCGCGACATCAAGCTGATGCACCAGACCCTCAACGGCACCGGTATCGACTCCATCGCCACCGCCGGTGACGTGAACCGCAACGTGCTCTGCACCAGCAACCCGGTCGAGTCCGAGTTGCACCAGGAGGCCTACGAGTGGGCCAAGAAGATCTCCGAGCACCTGCTGCCCAAGACCCGCGCCTACGTGGAGATCTGGCTGGACGGGGAGAAGCTCGGCGAGGATGAGGAGCCGATCCTGGGCTCCAACTACCTGCCGCGCAAGTTCAAGACCACTGTGGTGATCCCGCCCCACAACGACGTGGACATCCACGCCAACGATCTCAACTTCGTGGCCATCAGCGATCACGGCAAGCTGGTGGGCTTCAACGTGCTGGTGGGCGGCGGTCTGGCCATGACCCACGGCGACACCAGCACCTACCCGCGCAAGGCGAGCGACTTCGGCTTCATTCCGCTCTCCCACGTGCTGGAAGTGGCCGCCGCCGTGGTCGGCACCCAGCGCGACTGGGGCAACAGGGTCAGCCGCAAGAACGCCAAGACCAAGTACACGCTGGAACGGGTCGGTGTCGAGGCCTTCAAGGCCGAGGTGGAGCGCCGCGCCGGCATCCCGTTCGGCCCGGTGCGCCCCTATGAATTCACCAGCCGTGGGGATCGCTTCGGTTGGGTAGAGGGGATAGACGGCAAGCATCACCTCACGCTGTTCATCGAGAACGGCCGCCTGCTGGACTTCCCGGGCAAGCCGCTCAAGACCGGCATGCTGGCGATCGCCCGCGTCCATCAGGGGGATTTCCGCCTGACCGCCAACCAGAACCTGATCATCGCCGGCGTCCCCGCCGGCGAGAAGGCGCGCATCGAGGGGCTGGCCCGTCAATACGGCCTGCTGGACGATGGCGTGAGCGAGCAGCGCAAGCAGTCCATGGCCTGCGTGGCCCTGCCCACCTGCCCGCTGGCGATGGCGGAAGCCGAGCGCATGCTGCCGGCCTTCGTCAGCGACATCGAAGGCCTGCTGACCAAACACGGGCTGGCGGATGACGCCATCATCTTCCGGGTCACCGGCTGCCCCAACGGCTGCGGCCGCGCCATGCTGGCGGAGGTGGGACTGGTGGGCAAGGCCCCCGGTCGCTACAACCTGCACCTGGGCGGCAACCTGGAGGGGACCCGCATCCCGCGCCTCTATCAGGAGAACATCACAGAGCCGCAGATCCTGGCCGAGCTGGATGCCCTCATCGGCCGCTGGGCCAAGGAGCGCCAGGGCGCCGAGTGCTTCGGCGACTTCGTGATCCGCACCAAGGTGGTGGCCCCCGTCATCGATTCAGCGAGAGACTTCTATGCCGCTTGA
- a CDS encoding assimilatory sulfite reductase (NADPH) flavoprotein subunit, with product MQLTDISPLSGDQQRQLNQVLATLNTQQLAWVSGYLYGLSQSGSQPISGAATSPAAGGSLTILYGSQTGNAKGVASVIQQQAQALGLPVTLISMADYKPKQLKKESHLLVVVSTYGEGEPPESAVDLFEQLKKGKIGKLEGLKFAVLGLGDSSYEFFCQTGKDFDDFLAKAGAERLHELASLDVDYQAAAKAWGEQAVKAAATTLKAGTATASVAGAVQSAVGHSQYHKENPFPARLSLNQKITGRDSTKDIRHIEINLEESGIQYQPGDALGIWFDNDAALVSEVLTLTGLNGDEVTAQGPLRTALTQHFELTRLHGGFITGLADISGNAALKDLAGDKAQVNALVAAAQVVDVLKRFPARLGAEQLVALLRPLTPRLYSIASAQSEVEEEVHLTVGVVRHPQADGTLRSGGASSYLADRLPEEAEVRVFVEHNDNFRLPANPQTPLIMVGPGTGIAPFRAFLQERETTGAEGKNWLFFGNPHATQDFLYQVEWQRYVKSGLLSKISLAFSRDQGHKIYVQDKLREQGAELFQWLEAGAHFYVCGDANHMAKDVQQALLEVIAEHGHKSHEEAEEYLSELRRAKRYQRDVY from the coding sequence ATGCAACTTACGGATATCTCTCCCCTCTCTGGCGACCAGCAACGCCAGCTGAATCAGGTCCTCGCGACCCTCAACACCCAGCAACTGGCCTGGGTGAGCGGCTATCTCTATGGCCTCTCCCAATCCGGCAGCCAGCCGATCTCAGGCGCCGCTACCAGCCCGGCAGCGGGTGGCAGCCTGACCATCCTCTACGGCTCCCAGACCGGCAACGCCAAGGGCGTGGCGAGCGTCATCCAGCAACAGGCGCAGGCCCTCGGCCTGCCCGTCACCCTGATCTCCATGGCCGACTACAAGCCCAAGCAGCTCAAGAAAGAGAGCCACCTGCTGGTGGTAGTGAGCACTTACGGGGAGGGGGAGCCGCCGGAGAGCGCGGTGGATCTGTTCGAGCAGCTCAAGAAGGGCAAGATAGGCAAGCTGGAGGGGCTCAAATTCGCCGTGCTGGGGCTGGGCGACAGCTCCTACGAATTCTTCTGCCAGACCGGCAAAGACTTCGACGACTTCCTGGCAAAGGCGGGCGCCGAGCGCCTGCATGAACTCGCCAGCCTGGACGTGGACTACCAGGCGGCCGCCAAGGCCTGGGGCGAGCAGGCGGTCAAGGCCGCCGCTACTACCCTCAAGGCCGGCACGGCAACCGCCAGCGTGGCCGGTGCGGTACAAAGTGCCGTCGGTCACAGCCAGTATCACAAGGAGAACCCCTTCCCGGCCCGGCTGTCACTCAACCAGAAGATCACCGGCCGCGACTCGACCAAGGACATCCGCCATATCGAGATCAACCTTGAGGAATCCGGCATCCAGTATCAACCCGGCGACGCCCTCGGCATCTGGTTCGACAACGATGCCGCGCTGGTGAGCGAGGTGCTGACCCTGACCGGCCTCAATGGCGATGAAGTCACCGCCCAGGGCCCGCTGCGCACCGCGCTGACCCAGCATTTCGAGCTGACCCGGCTGCACGGCGGCTTCATCACAGGCCTGGCCGACATCTCGGGCAACGCCGCCCTGAAGGATCTGGCGGGGGACAAGGCCCAGGTCAATGCCCTGGTCGCCGCGGCCCAGGTGGTGGATGTGCTCAAGCGCTTCCCCGCCAGACTCGGCGCCGAACAACTCGTCGCGCTGCTGCGCCCGCTCACCCCGCGCCTCTACTCCATCGCCTCCGCCCAGAGCGAGGTGGAAGAGGAGGTGCACCTGACCGTGGGCGTGGTACGCCATCCCCAGGCCGATGGCACCCTGCGTAGCGGCGGCGCCTCCTCCTATCTGGCGGACAGGCTGCCGGAAGAGGCCGAGGTGCGGGTGTTCGTGGAGCACAACGACAACTTCCGCCTGCCGGCAAACCCGCAGACTCCACTGATCATGGTGGGCCCCGGCACCGGCATAGCGCCGTTTCGCGCCTTCCTGCAGGAGCGGGAAACCACAGGGGCAGAGGGCAAGAACTGGCTGTTCTTCGGCAACCCTCACGCCACCCAAGACTTCCTCTATCAGGTGGAGTGGCAGCGTTATGTGAAGTCCGGCCTGCTGTCGAAAATTTCCCTGGCCTTCAGCCGGGATCAGGGCCACAAGATCTATGTGCAGGACAAGTTGCGCGAGCAGGGGGCCGAGCTGTTCCAGTGGCTGGAGGCCGGCGCCCACTTCTACGTCTGTGGCGATGCCAACCACATGGCGAAGGATGTGCAGCAAGCCCTGCTGGAGGTGATTGCCGAACATGGTCACAAGAGCCATGAGGAAGCAGAAGAGTATCTGAGCGAATTGCGTCGTGCCAAACGTTATCAAAGGGATGTCTATTGA
- a CDS encoding PhzF family phenazine biosynthesis protein codes for MSMTRLFHVNAFSQRPFGGNPAVVVLGPERPDAELQAMAAEFNLSETAFLSPIGPAHYRLRWFTPAVEVDLCGHGTLAAAHVLWQAGAVARAQTLRFETRSGELQACREGEWIRLDFPRIPLAPLTLDPAYAAALGCRPLKTLAAGAKFLLELGSEEEVRALKPDFHALRALPGRGLMVTAPSSRTDDDFVSRYFAPWVGVEEDPVTGSNHCALVPFWAERLGKTQLRARQISAREGELRLSLAGERVLMAGQALTLWQGEWLLPPGA; via the coding sequence ATGTCGATGACCAGATTGTTTCATGTCAATGCCTTCAGCCAGCGCCCCTTCGGTGGCAACCCCGCCGTGGTGGTGCTGGGGCCCGAGCGGCCCGATGCCGAGCTACAGGCCATGGCGGCGGAGTTCAACCTGTCGGAGACCGCCTTCCTCAGCCCCATCGGGCCCGCGCACTACCGGCTGCGCTGGTTCACCCCGGCGGTGGAGGTAGATCTCTGCGGCCACGGCACCCTGGCGGCCGCCCATGTGCTGTGGCAGGCAGGGGCGGTGGCCCGTGCGCAGACCCTGCGCTTCGAGACCCGCAGCGGCGAGCTGCAGGCTTGCCGTGAGGGGGAGTGGATCCGGCTCGACTTCCCGCGTATCCCGCTGGCCCCCCTGACGCTGGATCCGGCCTACGCCGCAGCGCTCGGTTGCCGGCCGCTGAAAACCCTGGCGGCCGGCGCCAAGTTCCTGCTGGAGCTGGGGAGCGAGGAGGAGGTGAGGGCGCTCAAGCCGGATTTCCACGCCCTGCGCGCTCTGCCCGGTCGCGGCCTGATGGTGACGGCGCCGTCCAGCCGCACGGACGATGACTTCGTCTCCCGCTACTTCGCCCCCTGGGTCGGGGTGGAGGAGGATCCGGTCACCGGCTCCAACCACTGCGCCCTGGTGCCGTTCTGGGCCGAGCGCCTCGGCAAGACACAGCTGCGGGCGCGTCAGATCTCCGCCCGGGAGGGGGAGCTGAGGCTCAGCCTGGCGGGGGAGCGGGTGCTGATGGCGGGTCAGGCGCTGACCCTGTGGCAGGGGGAATGGCTGCTGCCACCCGGCGCGTAA